The proteins below are encoded in one region of Pseudomonas helmanticensis:
- a CDS encoding LysE/ArgO family amino acid transporter: MWQSYVNGLLVAFGLIMAIGTQNAFVLAQSLRREHHLPVAALCVVCDALLVAAGVFGLATVLAQNPTLLAIARWGGATFLIWYGSQALRRACSKQSMDQGENQTVRSLRAVMLSALAVTLLNPHVYLDTVLLIGSLGAQQSVPGAYVVGAASASLLWFFTLALGAAWLAPWLARPSTWRILDLVVALMMFTVAGQLILAS; this comes from the coding sequence ATGTGGCAAAGCTATGTGAACGGCTTGCTGGTGGCGTTCGGGCTGATCATGGCGATCGGTACGCAGAACGCGTTTGTGTTGGCGCAAAGCCTGCGCCGTGAACATCACCTGCCGGTGGCGGCATTGTGCGTGGTCTGCGATGCGCTGCTGGTCGCGGCCGGGGTATTCGGCCTGGCGACGGTTCTGGCGCAGAACCCGACGCTGCTGGCGATTGCCCGTTGGGGCGGCGCGACATTTTTGATCTGGTACGGCAGCCAGGCACTGCGCCGGGCCTGTTCGAAACAGAGCATGGATCAGGGTGAAAACCAGACCGTGCGTTCGCTGCGTGCGGTGATGCTCAGTGCGCTGGCAGTGACCTTGCTCAACCCGCACGTTTATCTCGATACGGTGTTGCTGATCGGCTCTCTCGGCGCGCAGCAATCGGTGCCGGGGGCCTATGTGGTCGGTGCTGCGAGTGCTTCGCTGTTGTGGTTTTTCACCTTGGCATTGGGTGCAGCGTGGTTGGCGCCGTGGCTGGCCCGGCCGAGTACCTGGCGGATCCTTGATCTGGTGGTGGCGCTGATGATGTTCACGGTCGCCGGACAACTGATATTGGCGTCCTGA
- a CDS encoding superoxide dismutase yields MAFELPPLPYAHDALQPHISKETLEYHHDKHHNTYVVNLNNLVPGTEFEGKTLEEIVKTSSGGIFNNAAQVWNHTFYWNCLAPNAGGQPTGALAEAINAAFGSFDKFKEEFSKTSIGTFGSGWGWLVKKADGSLALASTIGAGNPLTSGDTPLLTCDVWEHAYYIDYRNVRPKYVEAFWNLVNWKFVAEQFEGKTFTA; encoded by the coding sequence ATGGCTTTCGAATTGCCGCCGCTGCCTTACGCACACGATGCCCTGCAGCCGCACATTTCCAAGGAAACCCTGGAATACCACCACGACAAGCACCACAACACCTACGTCGTGAACCTGAACAACCTGGTGCCAGGCACCGAGTTCGAAGGCAAGACCCTGGAAGAAATCGTCAAGACTTCCTCGGGCGGTATCTTCAACAACGCCGCTCAGGTCTGGAACCACACTTTCTACTGGAACTGCCTGGCGCCAAACGCCGGCGGTCAACCAACCGGCGCGCTGGCTGAAGCCATCAACGCAGCCTTCGGTTCGTTCGACAAGTTCAAGGAAGAGTTCAGCAAAACCTCGATCGGCACCTTCGGTTCCGGCTGGGGCTGGCTGGTGAAAAAGGCTGACGGTTCCCTGGCCCTGGCCAGCACCATCGGCGCCGGCAACCCGCTGACCAGCGGCGACACCCCGCTGCTGACCTGCGACGTCTGGGAACACGCTTACTACATCGACTACCGCAACGTTCGTCCGAAGTATGTCGAAGCGTTCTGGAACCTGGTCAACTGGAAGTTCGTTGCTGAGCAGTTCGAAGGCAAAACCTTCACCGCTTAA